Part of the Pseudomonas sp. P8_241 genome is shown below.
CGGCAATAACGTTCTGCGCGCCTACAGCGTTGGCGGTTACTGGACGCACTTCAGTCCCGAAGGTGCCTACGTCGATGGCGTGCTGCAACTCCACCACTTCGACATCGAGGCCAAGCCGGGCGACATTGATGAACTGGACACCAAGGGCTGGGGTTACACCGCCTCAGTGGAAACCGGCTATCCGTTCCTGATCGATGAAGGCGAAGGCGAGGACAAGTTCGAAAACCTTTACCTCGAACCCCAGGCCCAACTGATCTATTCGCGCATCGACCTGGATGACAGCAGCGACATCGCAGCCGATGTGCGTTTCAAGGATGTTGACTCGCTGATCGGCCGTCTGGGCGTGCGCCTGACCAAAGACTGGTTTCGCGAAAACGACAAGGGAGACACACTGCGGACCAATGGCTGGCTGCGCCCCAGCGTCTGGCATGAATTCAAGGGGCAGCCAAAAACCGAGTTCTCCTCGGCCGACGGCTTCGTGCCCTTTGAATCGGATATCAGCGGGAGCTGGTGGGAGGCCAACCTGGGCGTCGACTATCAAGCCGACAAGAAAGTTACCTTCTATATCTCTGCGGGCTATCAGCAATCCTTTGATGGCGATAGCCACAGCTATGAAGGCATGCTTGGAGTGAAGTACGACTTCTGACTCGTCGGTGAAGTAATTGGAGCGTCTCCCTATGACTTGGGTACCTAAACTGTTTATTGGCGTCGCATTGACCGGCCTGCTACTCGGCGGTTGCACCTCCCAGGTCCCTGAACGCGAGCAGTACTCGGGTTTCCTGTCCAACTACGACAACCTGCAAGAAGTGACCACCACCACGGGTGAGAAGGCAATGCGCTGGGTCAGCCCGTCGTGGAACCCCAATGCCTATGACACCATTGCGTTCCGAACGCTGGAGTTCTATCCCGCGCCCAAACCCAACGAGCAGGTCAATCAGCAGACGCTGGCCGACTTGCAGGACTTCATGTCCAGAAAGGCCAAACTCATACTGGGCCAGAAGTACCAGAGGGTGTCTAACGCGGCCGCTGCGCCGGCCGGGTCCCACCCCCTGATCCTGCGTGCGGCCATTACCGGTGTCAGCGCCTCGAACGAAGGCATGAAGTGGTATGAAGTGATGCCGATCGCGGCGGTTGTCGGCGCGACACAGGCCGCCACCGGTCACCGGGACCAGGACACCAATCTGTTTATCGAAGCCGAGTTCATTGACGCGAGAACCCATCAGACCATGGCCAGAATGGTGCGTAAGGTGTTCGGCAGCCAGCTGGAGAACGAGAGTCAGCGAATCACCACCAAAGACTTTAAAGACGCAATCGAAAAACTGAACACCGATCTCTGGGCGTTCATCCATCGTTGAAAGGGACGAACCTTACTTGGCTGGCGATCGCTGCAAGACTGTCTCGTTCACGGCCCGATTCAGACAGAAA
Proteins encoded:
- a CDS encoding DUF3313 domain-containing protein, translated to MTWVPKLFIGVALTGLLLGGCTSQVPEREQYSGFLSNYDNLQEVTTTTGEKAMRWVSPSWNPNAYDTIAFRTLEFYPAPKPNEQVNQQTLADLQDFMSRKAKLILGQKYQRVSNAAAAPAGSHPLILRAAITGVSASNEGMKWYEVMPIAAVVGATQAATGHRDQDTNLFIEAEFIDARTHQTMARMVRKVFGSQLENESQRITTKDFKDAIEKLNTDLWAFIHR